A genome region from Dreissena polymorpha isolate Duluth1 chromosome 16, UMN_Dpol_1.0, whole genome shotgun sequence includes the following:
- the LOC127861757 gene encoding uncharacterized protein LOC127861757, which produces MNSSSVNTPEVALHVNTPIVNNLPVNLSHVNSSSVNTPEVALQRESVNPELSVTPMEELDLLIKWLGPVSIQHATSIRVANAMNSSTALQRIWKRLDDRYGAPESIYDAIKNKLNNDQSNRTLANSTFFDKLACQSEVVEYNLKSCGGARTSHGRVARDCVIESWDGAYKFNLPSVLECDDVPNVREEIPTPEAARYHPHLRDIANLIPPIDHRAEIMLLIGRDLIDAHHVLEQRIGPVHTPYAQRLKRGWVVVGECCLGQIHKSTSVNVNKTFVANGHTTILTPCKNRFDVKEQSICEICDDPIFVRTSADEKPAMSQNDKYFMKMMDEQFKKSHGGKWIAPLPFLPDRPRLPNNRDQALKRMKLLQKSMAHDEQRQNLFIDFMGKVLQNGHAERAPKLDPHQECWYLPIFGVSSAKNPNKIRCVFDSSARYNNISLNQVLNTGPDLTNMLLGILLSFRKERIAVTADIEQMFYNFCVSEEHRDYLRFLWFEDNDPQKPLVDYKMTVHVFGNSTSPAVATYGIRKIVENSEEDVKAFVNNDFYVDDGLTSLPTVPQAVSLLSRTSKAFEMEGIKMHKIASNSDKVMMEFPPNALADGVRDLTLEQLPVQRSLGLLWDLNTDTFTYESTNDA; this is translated from the exons GTGGCACTACAACGTGAAAGTGTGAACCCA GAACTCAGTGTGACTCCTATGGAAGAACTTGATTTGCTTATTAAGTGGCTAGGTCCAGTTTCTATTCAACACGCCACAAGCATACGTGTAGCAAATGCCATGAACAGTTCCACTGCACTGCAGCGTATATGGAAACGACTGGATGACAGATATGGAGCACCCGAATCAATTTATGACGCTATAAAGAATAAACTGAACA ACGATCAGAGTAACAGAACTCTCGCAAATTCAACGTTTTTCGATAAACTTGCCTGTCAATCAGAAGTCGTAGAGTATAATCTAAAATCCTGTGGTGGTGCTAGAACCAGCCATGGCCGTGTGGCAAGAGACTGTGTTATTGAATCATGGGACGGTGCGTACAAGTTTAATTTGCCTAGTGTGCTCGAATGTGATGATGTCCCTAATGTCCGCGAAGAAATACCTACGCCAGAGGCTGCAAGATACCATCCACATCTGCGAGACATTGCTAACCTGATACCTCCCATTGATCATAGAGCAGAGATCATGCTGCTCATTGGCAGAGATTTAATTGACGCCCATCACGTCTTGGAGCAGCGAATTGGCCCCGTTCACACTCCATATGCTCAAAGATTGAAACGTGGATGGGTTGTCGTTGGGGAATGTTGTCTAGGCCAAATCCACAAGTCAACAAGTGTAAACGTGAACAAGACATTTGTGGCAAATGGGCACACAACAATACTCACCCCTTGCAAAAACCGCTTCGATGTTAAAGAGCAATCAATCTGCGAGATTTGTGATGACCCCATTTTTGTTCGCACATCTGCTGACGAGAAGCCTGCAATGTCACAGAATGACAAGTACTTCATGAAAATGATGGATGAACAGTTCAAGAAATCCCATGGTGGTAAATGGATCGCTCCTTTACCATTTCTGCCCGATCGGCCAAGATTACCCAACAACCGTGACCAAGCCTTGAAACGTATGAAACTTCTACAGAAGTCCATGGCTCATGATGAACAAAGACAAAATCTATTCATTGATTTCATGGGGAAGGTGTTGCAAAATGGTCACGCAGAAAGAGCCCCTAAATTAGACCCACACCAAGAATGTTGGTACTTGCCTATATTTGGAGTTTCGAGTGCCAAAAACCCCAACAAGATCCGATGTGTGTTTGACTCGTCCGCAAGATACAACAACATCTCATTGAATCAAGTTTTGAACACTGGTCCTGATCTTACCAATATGTTGTTAGGTATACTCCTCAGTTTTAGGAAAGAACGAATAGCAGTTACAGCTGACATAGAACAGATGTTCTACAACTTCTGTGTGTCAGAAGAGCATAGAGACTACCTCCGTTTCCTGTGGTTTGAAGATAATGACCCACAGAAGCCACTGGTAGACTACAAGATGACTGTGCATGTGTTTGGGAATAGCACATCCCCAGCTGTTGCCACATACGGGATCAGAAAGATTGTTGAAAACAGTGAAGAAGATGTGAAAGCATTTGTGAACAACGACTTTTATGTTGATGATGGGCTGACGTCTTTACCAACAGTGCCGCAAGCTGTCAGTCTGTTGTCCCGTACCTCAAAAGCTTTCGAGATGGAAGGTATCAAGATGCACAAAATTGCCTCGAACAGTGACAAAGTGATGATGGAGTTTCCACCAAATGCATTGGCGGATGGAGTCAGAGACCTGACGTTAGAGCAACTTCCTGTCCAGAGGAGTTTAGGCCTACTTTGGGACCTTAATACGGACACATTCACCTATGAAAGTACCAATGATGCCTAG
- the LOC127861386 gene encoding kelch-like protein 6 produces the protein MASKALEGQDKSRDLSVAIHKGLTELWLDEVCTDFEIVTDTKTFRCHKVVLAAMSDYFRAMFSSGMTEAIENRATFQDISADAFEILFEILYPRKKNMNIFENKSEEDVTALLNMSMRFQMKFLQEICTEYFAATMSVTNCVERWKTGQLILCDSVTKMAWDFILDEFGDLVEEPVLLTLEFEDLNKILNDPNLYVKEETIIWKAIKKWISVEEDSRKKHFFTLFKNCCLSEIDQDFFLENIAFDPLVRGSDDVSCLVKEAVLLTKHPGNHGNVELTFRNCYTKHQTLIALCKSNDDFDQVGKIRPFGKKQSSTDVATLDVYSLDFTSRNLKRTGSLDGVGSRPACCVHGDALYIVGGTDGTLMKLKGPSMGTVNLEDMPTPLEGHTMAAVDGCLFVLGGKHAFQANSSVFAYFLDTNQWREEGEILAPVVGASSIAVNGVIYIVGGKLGHNPADCIQSYDTRDKACSIFYSLPSPCEFSRTLCRGVFLYIVSSSGEVFKISTTAGTCETVAMIANFNRKNFGIDLRDGKLYIFGGLGVVAIQEPKVKHQELELDSGDEEDEEEGHEIEMSLPESFKEDSQLVSFENRMVHEVLVVDTKTGEITGSEPLQTAMQVMGCGLLVHDIVK, from the coding sequence ATGGCATCAAAGGCATTGGAGGGGCAAGACAAGAGCAGAGACCTATCTGTTGCCATCCACAAGGGTCTGACAGAGCTGTGGTTGGACGAAGTGTGTACAGATTTTGAAATAGTAACTGACACCAAGACATTCCGCTGTCACAAAGTAGTTCTTGCTGCCATGTCAGACTACTTTCGCGCCATGTTTAGCTCCGGAATGACAGAAGCGATTGAGAACAGGGCGACGTTTCAAGATATTTCTGCGGACGCGtttgaaatactttttgaaattctATACCCACGAAAAAAGAACATGAATATCTTCGAAAACAAATCCGAGGAAGACGTTACAGCACTTCTCAATATGTCCATGAGATTTCAAATGAAATTCCTGCAAGAAATATGCACTGAATATTTTGCAGCAACGATGTCTGTAACCAACTGTGTTGAAAGATGGAAAACTGGTCAATTAATTTTATGCGACTCCGTAACTAAAATGGCTTGGGATTTCATTCTCGACGAGTTTGGAGACTTGGTAGAggagcccgttttattgacattAGAGTTTGAAGATTTAAATAAGATCCTAAATGATCCAAATCTGTACGTTAAAGAAGAGACCATTATTTGGAAAGCAATCAAAAAATGGATATCCGTTGAAGAAGATAGTCGTAAGAAGCATTTCTTTACGCTGTTCAAGAACTGTTGCCTGTCGGAAATCGACCAGGACTTTTTCCTTGAAAATATCGCATTTGATCCATTGGTCAGAGGCAGCGACGATGTGTCGTGTTTAGTAAAAGAAGCTGTTTTACTTACAAAGCACCCAGGTAACCATGGGAACGTAGAACTGACATTTCGTAATTGCTACACAAAACATCAGACATTGATTGCCCTATGCAAATCTAATGATGACTTTGATCAAGTTGGAAAGATAAGACCCTTTGGCAAGAAACAAAGTTCAACGGACGTTGCCACGTTGGATGTGTACAGTTTGGATTTCACTTCACGCAACTTGAAACGCACGGGGTCTCTGGATGGCGTCGGTTCTAGACCTGCTTGCTGTGTTCATGGCGACGCTCTTTATATTGTTGGCGGAACCGATGGCACTTTGATGAAACTTAAAGGGCCATCTATGGGAACCGTCAATCTTGAAGACATGCCAACGCCGCTTGAAGGTCACACCATGGCGGCGGTGGATGGATGTTTGTTTGTCCTTGGTGGAAAACATGCTTTTCAAGCTAACTCTTCCGTGTTCGCCTATTTTTTAGATACCAATCAGTGGAGGGAGGAGGGAGAAATTCTTGCCCCAGTTGTGGGAGCTTCCTCAATTGCTGTCAATGGGGTAATATACATCGTTGGAGGCAAGCTTGGTCACAATCCAGCCGATTGCATACAGTCTTATGATACCCGAGACAAAGCTTGCAGTATTTTCTATTCACTGCCTTCTCCGTGTGAATTCTCTCGCACACTCTGCAGAGGTGTTTTTCTATATATAGTATCGTCATCCGGCGAAGTCTTTAAGATTTCTACGACGGCTGGAACATGTGAAACTGTTGCTATGATTGCAAACTTTAACCGAAAAAACTTCGGAATCGATTTACGCGATGGTAAATTGTATATCTTTGGCGGCCTTGGAGTGGTTGCCATACAAGAGCCTAAAGTGAAGCACCAAGAGCTCGAACTTGATAGCGGAGATGAAGAGGACGAGGAAGAAGGCCACGAAATTGAAATGTCACTTCCAGAGTCATTTAAAGAAGATTCACAGTTGGTTTCGTTTGAAAACCGGATGGTTCATGAAGTCCTTGTTGTGGACACTAAGACAGGAGAGATAACTGGTAGCGAGCCCCTCCAGACGGCCATGCAGGTGATGGGTTGTGGACTCCTCGTACATGACATCGTGAAATGA
- the LOC127861385 gene encoding ectoderm-neural cortex protein 1-like translates to MASGKEVADEKNMSVILHKGLTSLWLDEVCTDFEIETDTKTFRCHKVVLASVSDYFRAMFNSGMSEMASNKATFEDISAGTFDMLFTILYSLKQGKTVFDNKTDEDVSELLKVANRFQMKFLEDMCVHFLEYSMTVSNCVERWKTGQLMLCDQVTGMAQEFILENFDSIIKESIFLTLEVDDLLDILSDLNLNVDKEESVWSAIKKWIDFDKDAREKHFMALLKTCCLSEINNDFLVEKIAFEPIVRRNDEASALVQEALSVSKHPGGHGNIELTFRNCSKKQQTLILLCEDDERSKTDGDIIKRCAIEEIDVNVYSIDIWTDRCKSLPPLKGVGKSLACCVHGESLYVVGGRRGTLTRYNGNSQTWKTLSELSTPLQGHTISATDTCMFVMGGKSKFHANNKVYAYSFDTEKWTEAGELMAPVFGASSVAVKGIIYVIGGEFRREPTDCIQTYDPLEEISSILCSLPTLCAFSRSVCRGEFLYIVSARGEVVKVSTETAKCETIASIPHFNRTNFGIDLRNGKLSIFGGKSHAVARKTEAENRNTGYSDAAERDTEEGDVAAERDTEEGDDATDGARSLRTKQDLSSHDDPLVPDVPPDRAVLVVDIKTGEITCGKPLTTGMEVLGCGLLVHTRKSVKPIQIGPHKPIGRKIPGT, encoded by the coding sequence ATGGCTAGTGGAAAAGAAGTTGCAGATGAAAAGAATATGTCTGTTATTCTACACAAAGGCCTGACATCATTATGGCTGGATGAAGTTTGCACCGATTTTGAAATTGAAACTGATACAAAAACATTCCGCTGCCACAAAGTAGTTCTTGCTTCCGTCTCGGACTACTTTCGCGCCATGTTTAATTCGGGAATGTCCGAAATGGCGAGCAACAAGGCGACGTTTGAAGATATTTCTGCAGGAACATTTGATATGCTGTTTACCATTCTTTACTCACTAAAGCAGGGCAAGACTGTGTTTGACAATAAAACAGATGAAGACGTTTCAGAACTTCTTAAAGTAGCCAACCGATTTCAAATGAAATTTCTAGAAGACATGTGCGTGCATTTCTTAGAATACAGCATGACTGTTAGCAACTGTGTAGAACGATGGAAGACAGGTCAATTAATGTTATGTGACCAGGTGACCGGGATGGCGCAGGAATTTATTCTTGAAAATTTCGATTCAATAATCAAGGAGTCCATTTTCTTGACCTTAGAAGTTGATGACCTGCTTGACATCCTGAGTGATTTAAATTTAAACGTTGACAAAGAAGAGTCGGTGTGGTCGGCAATTAAGAAGTGGATCGATTTTGACAAAGACGCCCGCGAAAAACATTTTATGGCGCTTTTGAAGACTTGTTGTCTATCGGAAATTAATAACGATTTTTTAGTTGAAAAGATAGCATTTGAACCTATCGTAAGACGCAATGACGAGGCGTCTGCCTTAGTTCAGGAGGCACTGTCTGTTTCGAAACATCCGGGTGGCCATGGCAACATCGAATTAACATTTCGAAATTGCTCCAAAAAACAACAGACGCTTATTCTGTTATGCGAAGATGACGAACGGTCGAAGACTGATGGCGATATAATCAAGCGTTGCGCAATAGAAGAAATTGATGTGAATGTATACTCAATAGATATTTGGACTGACAGATGTAAATCGCTACCACCGTTGAAAGGTGTGGGGAAAAGTCTGGCTTGCTGCGTCCATGGCGAAAGTTTGTACGTGGTCGGCGGACGACGTGGCACGTTGACGAGGTATAACGGAAACTCACAGACGTGGAAAACGCTGAGCGAATTGTCGACGCCTCTTCAAGGTCACACAATATCAGCGACCGACACATGTATGTTCGTGATGGGTGGGAAATCCAAATTTCACGCAAATAACAAGGTGTATGCGTACAGTTTCGATACAGAAAAGTGGACCGAGGCGGGAGAACTGATGGCGCCCGTTTTCGGAGCATCTTCAGTCGCTGTTAAAGGCATTATTTACGTCATCGGCGGAGAATTCAGACGCGAACCAACAGACTGCATTCAGACGTACGACCCACTAGAGGAAATATCCAGTATATTATGTTCCCTACCAACCCTTTGCGCATTTTCGCGGTCCGTCTGTCGCGGAGAGTTTCTGTATATAGTATCAGCAAGGGGCGAGGTCGTCAAAGTGTCCACCGAGACAGCGAAGTGCGAAACGATTGCATCCATTCCTCACTTCAACCGCACTAATTTCGGAATCGATCTTCGAAATGGTAAATTATCAATATTTGGTGGCAAGTCGCATGCTGTGGCCCGAAAGACTGAAGCAGAGAATAGAAACACTGGTTATAGCGATGCTGCGGAACGGGATACAGAAGAAGGCGACGTTGCTGCGGAACGGGATACAGAAGAAGGCGACGATGCTACTGATGGCGCGCGGTCTTTAAGAACGAAACAAGATTTGAGTTCCCATGATGACCCGCTTGTTCCTGACGTCCCACCGGACCGTGCAGTCCTTGTCGTGGACATTAAGACAGGCGAGATAACTTGTGGGAAACCTCTCACTACCGGCATGGAGGTGCTGGGATGTGGACTCCTTGTACATACGCGAAAATCCGTGAAACCAATTCAGATTGGGCCTCACAAACCAATCGGTCGCAAAATACCCGGCACATAA